In Bacillus toyonensis BCT-7112, a single window of DNA contains:
- a CDS encoding DEAD/DEAH box helicase, giving the protein MTTFRELGLSESLLQSVESMGFEEATPIQAETIPHALQGKDIIGQAQTGTGKTAAFGLPLLDKVDTRKEAVQGIVIAPTRELAIQVGEELYKIGKHKRVRILPIYGGQDINRQIRALKKHPHIIVGTPGRILDHINRKTLRLQNVETVVLDEADEMLNMGFIEDIEAILTDVPETHQTLLFSATMPDPIRRIAERFMTEPQHIKVKAKEVTMPNIQQFYLEVQEKKKFDVLTRLLDIQSPELAIVFGRTKRRVDELSEALNLRGYAAEGIHGDLTQAKRMSVLRKFKEGAIEVLVATDVAARGLDISGVTHVYNFDIPQDPESYVHRIGRTGRAGKKGIAMLFVTPRESGQLKNIERTTKRKVDRMEAPTLDEALEGQQRLIAEKLQSTIENDNLSYYKRIAEEMLEENDSVTVVAAALKMMTKEPDTTPIALTSEPPVVSRGGGSKKRGGNGGGYRDGNRNRSRDGRSGDGRNRDRNRDGRSGDGRNRDRNRDGGRDGNRGRRGEGQGRPGSSSNGRGERKHHSRPQA; this is encoded by the coding sequence TTGACAACATTTCGAGAATTAGGATTAAGTGAATCTTTATTGCAATCTGTTGAAAGTATGGGCTTTGAAGAGGCTACGCCGATTCAAGCTGAAACAATCCCACATGCATTGCAAGGTAAAGATATTATTGGGCAAGCGCAGACAGGTACAGGGAAAACAGCAGCATTTGGATTACCGCTATTAGATAAAGTAGATACTCGTAAAGAAGCAGTTCAAGGTATTGTTATCGCGCCAACGCGTGAATTAGCAATTCAAGTTGGAGAAGAACTATACAAAATTGGTAAACATAAACGCGTTCGTATTTTACCAATTTATGGTGGTCAAGATATTAACCGCCAAATTCGTGCTCTAAAAAAACACCCACACATTATTGTTGGTACGCCGGGTCGTATTTTAGATCATATTAACCGTAAAACACTTCGCCTACAAAACGTTGAGACTGTTGTTCTTGATGAAGCGGATGAAATGTTAAACATGGGCTTCATTGAAGATATTGAAGCAATTTTAACAGATGTGCCAGAAACACATCAAACATTATTATTCTCAGCGACAATGCCAGATCCAATCCGTCGTATTGCTGAGCGTTTCATGACTGAGCCTCAACACATTAAAGTAAAAGCAAAAGAAGTAACAATGCCAAACATTCAGCAGTTCTATTTAGAAGTGCAAGAAAAGAAAAAGTTTGACGTATTAACGCGCTTACTAGATATTCAATCTCCAGAGCTTGCGATCGTATTCGGTCGTACAAAGCGTCGTGTTGATGAATTATCAGAAGCATTAAACTTACGTGGTTATGCAGCAGAAGGTATTCATGGTGACTTAACACAAGCGAAACGTATGTCTGTATTACGTAAATTTAAAGAAGGTGCTATTGAAGTTCTTGTTGCAACAGATGTTGCTGCGCGTGGTCTTGATATTTCAGGCGTAACACACGTATACAACTTCGATATCCCACAAGATCCAGAATCATACGTTCACCGTATCGGTCGTACTGGCCGTGCAGGTAAAAAAGGTATTGCAATGTTATTTGTAACACCACGTGAATCAGGACAATTAAAAAATATCGAGCGTACAACAAAACGTAAGGTTGACCGTATGGAAGCACCGACACTTGACGAGGCACTAGAAGGTCAACAACGTTTAATCGCTGAAAAACTTCAAAGCACAATTGAAAATGATAACTTATCATACTACAAGCGTATTGCAGAAGAAATGTTAGAAGAGAACGACTCTGTAACAGTAGTAGCTGCTGCTTTAAAAATGATGACAAAAGAGCCAGATACAACACCAATCGCTTTAACATCAGAACCACCAGTTGTTTCAAGAGGTGGCGGTTCTAAAAAACGCGGTGGTAACGGAGGCGGATACCGTGATGGTAACCGTAATCGTAGTCGTGATGGACGCAGTGGCGATGGTCGTAACCGTGACCGTAACCGTGACGGACGCAGTGGCGATGGTCGTAACCGTGATCGCAATCGTGATGGTGGCCGTGATGGTAACCGTGGTCGTAGAGGTGAAGGTCAAGGTCGCCCTGGATCTTCTTCAAATGGACGCGGCGAAAGAAAACATCATAGCCGTCCACAAGCTTAA
- a CDS encoding fumarylacetoacetate hydrolase family protein has protein sequence MKFVTFRLPSKEMRAGWLEGDKVIDMNLASDGKVPSSMLAFLEKADEYVELLRNSKNPNKGIYSLEEVQLTAVIPNPGSIRDFYAFEQHVKTARGRRGLDVVPEWYDVPVFYFTNHRAVIGPDDFVIGPKKSKKLDYELEIACVIGKEGRNISREQAEEYIFGYCIMNDWSARDLQATEMKVGLGPAKGKDFATSLGAYLVTKEELDIYRNGNRYDLEMTAHVNGKLLSKGNFQDIYYTFAEMIERASQDVTLYPGDVIGSGTVGTGCILELGTEEWLQDGDVVELSITGLGTLRNTVKKDMKAGDGHVLSSHGGATS, from the coding sequence ATGAAATTTGTTACATTTCGTCTCCCTTCGAAAGAAATGCGAGCTGGGTGGCTTGAAGGTGACAAAGTAATCGATATGAATCTTGCTAGTGACGGAAAAGTCCCTTCCTCTATGCTCGCCTTTTTAGAGAAAGCGGATGAGTATGTAGAGCTGCTGCGTAATAGTAAGAATCCAAACAAGGGTATATATTCCTTAGAAGAAGTACAATTGACAGCTGTTATTCCTAATCCGGGTAGCATTCGAGATTTTTATGCATTTGAACAGCATGTAAAAACAGCTCGCGGACGAAGAGGACTAGATGTTGTACCTGAATGGTATGATGTCCCGGTTTTTTATTTTACTAACCATCGTGCTGTTATTGGTCCAGATGATTTTGTAATTGGTCCGAAGAAGTCTAAAAAGCTTGATTATGAATTAGAGATTGCTTGTGTAATCGGAAAAGAAGGAAGAAATATTTCTCGTGAGCAAGCAGAGGAATATATTTTTGGTTATTGTATTATGAACGACTGGAGTGCAAGGGACTTACAAGCAACAGAAATGAAGGTAGGGCTTGGACCAGCAAAAGGAAAAGACTTTGCAACTTCATTAGGAGCGTATCTCGTTACGAAAGAGGAATTAGACATTTATCGTAATGGTAATCGATATGATTTAGAGATGACTGCTCACGTGAATGGGAAACTATTATCAAAGGGAAATTTCCAAGATATTTACTATACGTTTGCTGAAATGATTGAACGTGCTTCACAAGACGTGACCTTATATCCGGGAGATGTGATCGGTTCTGGAACAGTAGGAACAGGATGTATTTTAGAACTTGGTACAGAAGAGTGGCTACAAGATGGAGATGTTGTAGAGCTGTCGATTACTGGTTTAGGTACGCTACGTAATACGGTCAAAAAAGACATGAAAGCAGGTGATGGGCATGTTTTATCGTCACATGGGGGAGCTACCTCATAA
- a CDS encoding amino acid permease, which translates to MKQIFQKKPIAKLMQESKQKTLARTLGALDLTMLGIGAIVGTGIFVLTGVVAAKHSGPAIILSFAIAALACAFAAFCYAEFASSVPVSGSVYTYTYATMGEVFAFLIGWDLMLEYLLATSAVANGWSAYFQSLLKGFGIHIPTILSSAPGTGKGGIIDLPAVLIILVMTALLSRGVRESARVNNIMVFIKIAVVLIFIFAGFNYVKPENWTPFMPFGLDGVMAGAATVFFAFIGFDAVSTAAEEVKRPQRDLPIGIIASLLICTVLYIVVSLILTGIVPYGQLNISDPVAFALQFIGQDGLAGVISVGAITGITTVMLVMMYGQVRVSYAMSRDGLLPKRLAKVHPKFKTPFLNTWITGIIAALISGLIDLNVLAHLVNMGTLSAFALVAVAVIVMRKTHPDLPRAFKAPLVPFLPALTVIFCLYLMLQLSGTAWISFGVWMVIGIAVYFLYSRKHSVLNNSKKEDDVANL; encoded by the coding sequence ATGAAGCAAATTTTTCAAAAGAAGCCTATTGCAAAGTTAATGCAAGAAAGTAAGCAAAAAACGTTAGCGAGAACATTGGGCGCACTGGATTTAACTATGCTTGGAATCGGAGCGATTGTTGGAACTGGTATTTTCGTTCTTACAGGCGTAGTGGCAGCAAAACATTCTGGACCAGCTATTATATTATCATTCGCGATAGCCGCATTAGCCTGTGCCTTTGCTGCATTTTGTTATGCTGAATTTGCTTCTTCAGTTCCTGTCTCGGGTAGCGTATATACATATACGTACGCGACGATGGGAGAAGTATTCGCGTTTTTAATTGGTTGGGATTTAATGCTTGAATATTTACTTGCTACATCTGCTGTAGCAAATGGATGGTCCGCTTATTTTCAGTCTTTACTAAAGGGATTTGGGATTCATATTCCGACCATTCTTTCTTCGGCCCCAGGCACAGGAAAAGGTGGAATAATTGATTTGCCTGCAGTCTTAATTATTTTAGTGATGACAGCTCTTTTATCTAGGGGTGTTCGAGAGAGTGCACGTGTAAATAATATTATGGTATTTATTAAAATAGCAGTTGTTCTTATTTTTATCTTTGCTGGTTTTAATTATGTGAAGCCTGAAAACTGGACGCCTTTTATGCCATTTGGTTTAGATGGTGTAATGGCTGGGGCTGCTACAGTATTCTTCGCATTTATAGGATTCGATGCAGTTTCAACAGCTGCGGAAGAAGTGAAACGTCCACAACGTGATTTACCAATCGGCATTATTGCATCGTTATTAATATGTACAGTTCTTTATATCGTTGTTTCACTTATTCTGACAGGAATTGTTCCATACGGCCAGCTGAATATATCAGATCCAGTTGCTTTTGCACTTCAATTTATTGGACAAGATGGTTTAGCGGGGGTAATTTCAGTAGGGGCAATCACAGGGATTACAACTGTAATGCTAGTGATGATGTATGGGCAAGTTCGTGTTTCATATGCGATGAGCCGTGATGGGTTATTGCCGAAGCGTCTGGCTAAGGTTCACCCGAAATTTAAAACACCGTTTTTAAATACATGGATAACGGGTATTATTGCAGCATTGATTTCAGGATTAATAGATTTAAATGTATTGGCACACCTTGTAAACATGGGGACATTGTCAGCCTTTGCACTCGTAGCTGTTGCGGTTATTGTGATGAGAAAGACTCATCCGGATTTACCAAGAGCATTTAAGGCGCCACTCGTACCATTTTTACCAGCGTTAACAGTAATTTTCTGTTTATACTTAATGCTTCAATTATCAGGGACAGCGTGGATTAGTTTTGGAGTATGGATGGTTATCGGTATAGCGGTTTACTTCTTATATAGTCGAAAACATAGTGTTTTAAATAATAGTAAAAAAGAAGATGATGTAGCGAATTTATAA
- a CDS encoding homogentisate 1,2-dioxygenase, which produces MFYRHMGELPHKRHVQFRKKDGALYREQVMGTKGFSGTQSILYHHYMPTEVGHAAVSHSCQLQYEEDVALAHRHFRTKENKKTGDAVSGRNFMLGNEDLLIGVVTPTEKMDYFYRNGDGDEMLFVHYGTGKIETMFGTIHYRKGDYVTIPIGTIYRVIPDEGETKFLVVEANSQITTPRRYRNEYGQLLEHSPFCERDIRGPEKLETYDEKGEFVVMTKSRGYMHKYVLGHHPLDVVGWDGYLYPWVFNVEDFEPITGRIHQPPPVHQTFEGHNFVICSFVPRLYDYHPESIPAPYYHSNVNSDEVLYYVEGNFMSRKGVEEGSITLHPSGIPHGPHPGKTEASIGKKETLELAVMIDTFRPLRIVKQAHETEDEKYMYSWIEDGSYTVK; this is translated from the coding sequence ATGTTTTATCGTCACATGGGGGAGCTACCTCATAAACGACATGTACAATTTCGTAAAAAAGATGGAGCGCTTTATCGTGAACAGGTAATGGGAACGAAAGGTTTTTCTGGTACGCAGTCTATTTTGTACCATCATTATATGCCAACGGAAGTAGGTCATGCGGCAGTATCTCATTCTTGTCAGTTGCAGTATGAAGAAGATGTAGCTCTTGCACATCGTCATTTTCGCACGAAAGAAAATAAAAAAACGGGCGATGCAGTAAGCGGAAGAAATTTTATGCTTGGGAATGAGGATTTATTAATTGGAGTAGTGACTCCGACAGAAAAAATGGACTATTTCTATCGTAATGGCGATGGCGATGAAATGTTATTTGTTCATTATGGAACAGGAAAAATCGAAACAATGTTCGGAACGATTCACTATAGAAAAGGTGATTATGTAACGATCCCAATTGGAACGATTTATCGTGTTATTCCAGATGAAGGAGAGACTAAGTTTCTTGTTGTAGAGGCGAATAGCCAAATTACAACACCACGTCGCTATCGCAATGAATATGGGCAATTGTTAGAACATAGCCCGTTTTGTGAGAGAGATATTCGTGGCCCGGAAAAATTAGAGACATATGATGAGAAAGGTGAGTTTGTCGTAATGACAAAGTCGAGAGGATATATGCATAAGTATGTTTTAGGGCATCATCCGCTAGATGTTGTTGGGTGGGATGGTTATTTATATCCGTGGGTCTTTAATGTGGAGGATTTTGAACCAATTACAGGCCGTATTCATCAGCCACCACCAGTACATCAAACATTCGAAGGGCATAATTTCGTCATTTGCTCTTTCGTACCGCGTTTATACGATTATCATCCAGAATCTATCCCGGCACCGTATTATCATAGTAACGTGAATAGTGATGAAGTACTGTACTATGTAGAAGGAAACTTTATGAGCCGAAAAGGTGTGGAAGAAGGGTCTATTACACTTCACCCGAGCGGAATTCCTCATGGGCCGCATCCTGGGAAAACAGAGGCAAGTATCGGAAAAAAAGAGACGCTTGAATTAGCCGTTATGATAGATACATTCCGTCCGCTTCGTATTGTAAAACAAGCACATGAAACGGAAGATGAAAAGTATATGTATAGCTGGATTGAAGATGGTTCATATACTGTGAAATAA
- a CDS encoding D-alanine--D-alanine ligase: MTKIKLGLLYGGKSAEHQVSLQTALAAIKALNQDKFEIHPIYITEQGQWVRGERIEGEVTDVEALKMSGAENSISPLSLSTEIIPSATSEEDAIDVIFPLLHGPNGEDGTVQGLLELMNIPYVGNGVLASSAGMDKVVMKNIFAEAGLKQAKYASFIRSAWEKNREEAYDKVEEKLGYPCFVKPANLGSSVGINKCKNREELESAFEEAFQFDRKIIVEENIVGREVEVGVLGNDEPKCSVVGEIVPKKDFYDYKSKYIDGDTALIIPAEMTEEESNVIKRDAIVAFQSLDGAGLTRADFFLTKDGEVYINEVNTMPGFTPFSMFPLLWQHTGLPYPELIEELIRLAIERHEEKQKIKYTI; encoded by the coding sequence TTGACGAAAATTAAATTAGGTTTATTATATGGTGGAAAATCAGCTGAGCATCAAGTTTCGTTACAGACGGCTCTTGCTGCTATTAAAGCGTTAAATCAAGATAAATTCGAGATTCATCCGATTTATATTACAGAGCAAGGTCAATGGGTACGCGGTGAGCGTATTGAAGGTGAAGTAACGGATGTTGAAGCTTTAAAAATGAGCGGTGCAGAAAATTCGATTTCTCCGTTATCATTAAGCACGGAAATTATTCCATCTGCAACTTCTGAGGAAGATGCTATCGACGTTATTTTTCCATTACTACATGGACCAAATGGTGAAGATGGAACGGTTCAAGGGTTATTAGAATTAATGAACATTCCTTATGTAGGAAATGGTGTTCTAGCATCGTCTGCCGGTATGGATAAAGTTGTTATGAAAAATATCTTTGCAGAAGCTGGTTTGAAACAAGCGAAATATGCATCTTTCATTCGTAGTGCATGGGAAAAAAATCGCGAAGAAGCTTATGACAAAGTAGAAGAGAAGTTAGGGTATCCTTGCTTCGTAAAACCAGCAAACCTTGGTTCAAGTGTTGGTATTAATAAATGTAAAAATCGTGAAGAACTTGAGAGTGCATTTGAAGAGGCATTCCAATTCGACCGCAAAATTATTGTAGAAGAAAATATCGTAGGTCGTGAAGTAGAAGTTGGTGTACTAGGTAACGACGAACCGAAATGTTCAGTTGTAGGTGAAATCGTACCGAAAAAGGACTTTTATGATTATAAGTCGAAGTACATCGATGGTGATACAGCGTTAATTATTCCAGCTGAAATGACAGAAGAAGAGTCTAATGTAATTAAGCGAGATGCAATTGTTGCATTCCAATCTTTAGATGGTGCAGGCTTAACACGAGCTGATTTCTTCTTAACGAAAGACGGAGAAGTATATATTAACGAAGTAAACACAATGCCAGGATTTACGCCGTTTAGTATGTTCCCTCTATTATGGCAACATACTGGATTACCATATCCAGAATTAATTGAAGAGCTAATTCGTTTGGCGATTGAACGTCACGAAGAAAAACAAAAAATTAAATATACAATATAA
- a CDS encoding MDR family MFS transporter — protein MKNTWRELREMDRNVWIRFIGETLNGIAMMMLMPFFALYLKDKVDSLLQVGVIMALSPIAASFGSLIGGRIADIYGRKPIMIFSMASNALLMLGFLFIEGFISYAILSVFLGLSNSLFHPAASAMVADVTAPEKRTEAYGLLRMGHNIGAAIGPIMGASVVVLSKNLVFIIASSTMLFYALLVLILIQETMPKAADKKEENAEKESGAVWKVLMRDKALMIYLLAGIIISMGFSQTEGMLPLHFDNEMKDIFGVNNPYPYLMALNGLLVVLFQFQISKWATDKPVGKTMLYGACLFGIGLFFIGWLPKWFGEFNTNATIILVTLMFVYAIYTLGEMIMSPVQMTFVANLAPEHLRGTYMGAASLQWITGSAFGPLLGGFLLDRLLGHFLFTILGVGCLVAGIVYVSLDRLVEQRQKDTLTKQSS, from the coding sequence ATGAAAAATACATGGCGTGAGCTAAGGGAAATGGATCGTAACGTATGGATTCGATTTATCGGTGAGACATTGAATGGAATTGCGATGATGATGTTAATGCCTTTTTTCGCATTATATTTAAAAGATAAGGTAGATTCTTTATTACAGGTTGGAGTTATTATGGCGCTTTCTCCAATTGCTGCAAGCTTTGGATCGCTTATAGGTGGAAGAATTGCTGATATATATGGAAGAAAGCCGATTATGATATTTTCAATGGCAAGTAATGCATTATTAATGCTCGGTTTTTTATTTATAGAAGGGTTTATTTCATATGCAATTTTATCTGTTTTTTTAGGATTAAGTAATTCTTTATTTCATCCAGCTGCATCAGCGATGGTTGCAGATGTGACCGCGCCAGAAAAAAGAACCGAAGCATATGGTTTATTGCGAATGGGACACAATATAGGTGCTGCAATCGGTCCAATAATGGGTGCATCAGTAGTGGTGTTGTCAAAGAATCTTGTGTTTATTATTGCTTCTTCTACGATGCTATTTTATGCATTACTTGTACTAATTCTTATCCAGGAGACAATGCCAAAAGCAGCAGATAAAAAAGAAGAGAATGCAGAGAAGGAATCAGGTGCAGTTTGGAAAGTTTTAATGAGAGATAAGGCGTTAATGATTTATTTGTTAGCAGGTATCATTATTTCTATGGGATTTTCTCAAACAGAAGGCATGTTACCACTTCACTTTGATAATGAAATGAAGGATATTTTTGGAGTTAACAATCCATACCCGTATTTAATGGCGCTAAATGGACTATTAGTTGTGTTGTTCCAGTTTCAAATTTCAAAATGGGCGACAGATAAACCTGTCGGAAAGACGATGTTATACGGGGCGTGTTTGTTTGGAATTGGTTTGTTTTTTATAGGGTGGTTACCGAAGTGGTTTGGAGAATTTAATACAAATGCTACAATTATTTTAGTGACGTTAATGTTCGTGTATGCCATATATACGTTAGGCGAGATGATTATGTCGCCTGTACAGATGACGTTTGTAGCGAATTTGGCCCCTGAGCATTTGAGAGGAACTTATATGGGAGCAGCGAGTTTGCAGTGGATTACGGGAAGTGCATTTGGTCCACTTCTTGGAGGTTTTTTATTAGATAGATTACTCGGACATTTCTTATTTACAATTTTAGGTGTAGGATGTTTAGTTGCAGGTATTGTATACGTTTCTTTAGATCGCCTTGTGGAACAAAGGCAAAAGGACACACTAACCAAACAATCTTCTTAA
- the murF gene encoding UDP-N-acetylmuramoyl-tripeptide--D-alanyl-D-alanine ligase: protein MINRTLKQVEQMINGTGLAEQYEGITIQGVSIDTRKIEKGNLYVPIQGERFDGHAFVDKAVENGAVATLWMKDVANPPENLPVIFVEDTLLALQMLAKNYRDQLDVKVIGVTGSNGKTSTKDIVTSLLATKFKVQKTEGNFNNHIGLPLTILNLEENTEVAVLEMGMSSRGEIEFLSKLARPNAAIITNIGEAHLMDLGSREAIAEAKLEIVAGLQEGGVFVYNGDEPLLTNRVPEMNLATETVTFGDARANDYYPTTVTLQATGTHFKMNREENISFYIPVLGKHNVYNTLASMAIAKHFGVTWEEMKQGLVTLQMTGMRMEIVKKDSGLTVINDAYNASPTAMEAAFHLMNGLDGFSQKIVVLGDMLELGDQEVQFHYEVGKLIDPAKISYVFTYGRLGAQIAEGAEINFPGERVKAYHNKEELVKDLQAVVGNNDVVLVKASRGMKLEEVITMLK, encoded by the coding sequence ATGATTAATCGAACGTTAAAACAAGTAGAACAGATGATAAATGGTACGGGATTAGCAGAGCAGTATGAGGGAATTACTATACAGGGAGTGTCTATTGATACGAGAAAAATCGAAAAAGGAAATTTATATGTTCCGATTCAAGGTGAACGTTTCGATGGACATGCTTTTGTAGATAAAGCTGTTGAAAATGGAGCTGTTGCTACATTATGGATGAAAGATGTAGCAAATCCGCCTGAGAATCTTCCAGTTATTTTTGTAGAAGACACACTATTGGCATTACAAATGTTAGCGAAAAACTATCGCGATCAATTGGATGTTAAAGTTATTGGTGTGACAGGTAGTAACGGTAAAACATCTACGAAAGATATTGTAACAAGCCTTCTTGCGACTAAATTCAAAGTTCAAAAAACAGAAGGTAATTTCAATAACCATATCGGTTTACCTCTTACTATTTTAAACCTAGAAGAAAATACGGAAGTTGCTGTATTAGAAATGGGTATGTCAAGCCGAGGAGAAATTGAATTCTTATCTAAGTTAGCTCGTCCTAATGCAGCTATCATTACGAACATTGGTGAGGCGCATTTAATGGATTTAGGCTCTCGTGAGGCAATTGCAGAAGCGAAATTAGAAATTGTGGCAGGATTACAAGAAGGCGGAGTGTTCGTATATAACGGAGATGAGCCATTATTAACAAATCGTGTTCCTGAAATGAATTTAGCGACGGAAACAGTAACATTTGGTGATGCCAGAGCAAACGATTACTATCCAACGACTGTAACATTACAGGCAACTGGCACACATTTTAAAATGAATAGAGAAGAAAACATTTCATTCTATATACCAGTGTTAGGGAAACATAATGTGTATAATACACTTGCTTCCATGGCGATTGCGAAACATTTTGGTGTGACATGGGAAGAAATGAAACAAGGTTTAGTAACACTTCAAATGACAGGTATGCGCATGGAAATTGTAAAAAAGGATAGTGGGTTAACAGTTATCAATGATGCTTACAATGCAAGTCCGACAGCTATGGAAGCAGCATTCCATTTAATGAATGGTTTAGATGGTTTTTCTCAAAAAATCGTCGTGCTTGGTGATATGTTAGAGCTTGGAGACCAAGAGGTTCAATTTCATTATGAAGTAGGTAAATTAATTGACCCAGCAAAAATCTCATATGTATTCACATATGGTAGATTAGGGGCTCAAATTGCTGAGGGAGCGGAAATTAATTTCCCTGGTGAACGTGTAAAGGCCTATCATAATAAAGAAGAGCTTGTAAAAGATTTACAGGCGGTAGTTGGTAATAACGATGTTGTATTAGTTAAAGCATCTCGTGGTATGAAATTAGAAGAAGTTATTACGATGTTGAAATAA
- the uvsE gene encoding UV DNA damage repair endonuclease UvsE yields MLVRLGYVAMSVHLKNASPSQTMTYAQFQRIDDREAAIRKLERIANSNLENCLRLLKHNKGHDISFFRLSSKLIPLANHEELLEWNYIRPLKESLKVLGEYAIRMNMRIDFHPDHFVVLNSPEESIFKQSVKTLQMHKKMLKGMGIAHKQRCVLHVGGGYKDKELALERFIENWSNVPRGIQEMIMLENDDTTFTLAETLYLGEKLDIPVVFDLHHHTMNNEREDWHEDWARVVHTWETSLLPVKMHISSPRDEKDPRAHADFIDVDAFLSFLRRIKGSVGQIDCMIEAKQKDESLFQLMRDLSKQIDVEIIDGASFYIK; encoded by the coding sequence ATGCTTGTAAGGCTTGGGTATGTTGCGATGAGTGTGCATTTGAAGAACGCATCTCCATCTCAAACGATGACATATGCACAGTTTCAACGGATTGATGATCGAGAGGCTGCGATTCGTAAACTTGAAAGAATCGCTAATTCGAATTTGGAAAATTGCTTGCGGTTATTAAAGCATAATAAGGGGCATGATATATCTTTCTTTCGACTTAGTTCTAAGCTTATTCCTTTAGCGAATCATGAGGAGTTGTTAGAGTGGAACTATATTCGTCCATTAAAAGAAAGTTTAAAAGTGCTAGGTGAATACGCAATTCGTATGAATATGCGTATTGATTTCCATCCGGATCACTTTGTTGTACTAAATTCACCGGAGGAAAGTATTTTTAAACAGTCAGTAAAAACTTTGCAGATGCACAAAAAAATGTTAAAAGGTATGGGGATTGCACATAAGCAACGATGTGTATTACATGTTGGAGGAGGTTATAAAGATAAAGAGCTCGCATTAGAACGCTTTATAGAAAATTGGTCTAACGTTCCAAGGGGTATTCAAGAAATGATCATGTTAGAAAATGATGATACAACCTTCACGCTAGCGGAAACATTGTATTTAGGAGAAAAATTAGACATTCCGGTCGTGTTTGATTTGCATCATCATACGATGAACAATGAACGAGAAGATTGGCATGAAGATTGGGCGCGTGTTGTTCATACGTGGGAAACATCTTTGTTACCAGTTAAAATGCATATCTCCAGTCCTAGAGATGAGAAAGACCCGAGGGCACACGCTGATTTTATTGATGTTGATGCATTCTTATCTTTTTTAAGAAGGATTAAGGGAAGTGTTGGGCAAATTGATTGTATGATTGAGGCGAAGCAGAAGGATGAGTCTTTATTTCAACTCATGAGAGACTTAAGTAAACAAATAGATGTGGAAATTATCGATGGTGCGAGCTTTTACATTAAATAA
- a CDS encoding rhomboid family intramembrane serine protease has protein sequence MLIRPTRISLNPIILSLLLIQLFMMMLGDFFLFPMAANNEYITKGEWWRVITSLLVHVDLQHFLSNSICLFILGSSIEKQLGHISFIILFFLPGISGNIASYIIMPPEYIHTGASGGIFGLLGAQLFLLYNRYRPSHSKEIAIFSIMILILLLFTFFNPFANPISHLAGLITGGILTPFLTKKFDGAELI, from the coding sequence ATGCTAATACGACCCACTCGCATTTCCTTAAATCCAATCATCCTCTCTTTACTTCTTATTCAACTATTCATGATGATGTTAGGCGACTTCTTTCTCTTTCCAATGGCAGCTAACAATGAATATATCACTAAAGGAGAATGGTGGCGTGTCATAACTTCTCTGCTCGTACACGTGGACTTACAACATTTTCTTTCTAATAGTATTTGCTTATTTATTCTTGGCTCTTCTATCGAAAAACAACTCGGACACATTTCTTTTATCATTCTATTTTTTCTTCCCGGTATTTCCGGAAATATCGCTTCTTATATTATTATGCCTCCTGAATACATTCATACGGGAGCATCTGGTGGGATTTTCGGGTTACTAGGCGCCCAACTATTTTTATTGTACAATCGATACCGCCCTTCACACTCAAAAGAAATTGCTATTTTCTCAATCATGATACTTATATTACTATTATTTACTTTCTTTAATCCTTTCGCCAATCCTATAAGCCATTTAGCAGGATTAATAACCGGTGGTATTTTAACTCCTTTTTTAACAAAAAAATTCGATGGTGCTGAGCTTATTTAA